A window from Primulina huaijiensis isolate GDHJ02 chromosome 13, ASM1229523v2, whole genome shotgun sequence encodes these proteins:
- the LOC140991113 gene encoding ABC transporter G family member 12-like isoform X1 has protein sequence MEIEITTSQATVDGNSDIEKGSTVEEHPIGAGAYLAWEDLTVILPSFGNGSTRRLLDGLTGYALPGRIMAVMGPSGSGKSTFLDSLTGRVSGQALITGNIYLNGRRRTLDFGLLAYVTQEDIFLGTLTVRETIKYSASLRLPTSTAKQDMDEIIENSILEMGLQDCADRLIGNWHLRGISGGEKKRLSIALEILTKPGLLLLDEPTSGLDSASAFFVIQALKNVASGGRTVISSIHQPSSEVYTLFDDLLLLSCGEMVYFGETKMTLEFFADAGFPCPSRRNPSDHFLRSINTDFDRVNKTLIGAQRIKDLKDNPSSLTKIATTEIRATLLHKYRSSKIAARVRTGVHKFSSSVSILYDLRVDRLISRQTNRFYMMFLTLVNRSLLMRNILQQGIDFAKTRGSHATWWKQLSTLINRSFTNMSRDFGYYWLRIIVYITVSICVGSVFYNVGHGTEYNALLARAACGGFVSGFMTFMTVGGFPSFIEEMKIFYKGRLKGHYGVGVFVLSNFISSFPFLVTMSLSSASITYFMVKYHSGLSHYMYATVDLLFCIAVVESCMMVVASIVPNFLMGVIVGAGFMGIMMATSGFFRRLPELPKPFWRFPVSYINYMTWGLQGAYKNDMIGIEFESPIFGQPKLKGEEVLYSVMGISQKHSKWWDLAVVIAILVTYRLLFFCILRFKEKALPKFQAFYVKRTLQHIKKSPSFRNSSAFPSKRHNGHHSLSSQEGLNSPLY, from the exons ATGGAGATAGAGATAACGACGAGTCAGGCAACTGTTGATGGAAACTCGGATATCGAAAAGGGCTCTACTGTAGAAGAACATCCGATTGGGGCGGGAGCATATTTAGCATGGGAAGATTTAACAGTGATTTTACCAAGTTTTGGGAATGGATCCACGAGAAGATTGTTAGACGGGTTAACGGGTTATGCTCTTCCGGGTAGGATCATGGCTGTTATGGGTCCTTCTGGATCCGGGAAGTCCACATTTCTTGATTCTTTAACAG GCAGGGTTTCAGGTCAAGCACTTATCACTGGTAATATTTACCTTAATGGAAGGAGAAGGACGCTAGATTTTGGTCTCCTC GCATATGTAACTCAAGAAGACATTTTCTTGGGGACACTTACAGTAAGAGAAACCATAAAATACTCGGCCTCATTGAGACTACCAACCAGCACAGCAAAACAAGACATGGATGAAATCATAGAAAATTCCATACTTGAAATGGGACTTCAAGACTGTGCCGATCGACTCATCGGAAACTGGCATTTGAGGGGCATAAGTGGCGGTGAGAAGAAGAGGCTGAGTATAGCTTTGGAGATTTTAACAAAACCAGGTCTATTGTTACTCGATGAACCGACCAGTGGTCTAGACAGCGCGTCTGCTTTTTTCGTGATTCAAGCTCTTAAGAATGTTGCATCTGGTGGGAGAACAGTGATTTCCTCCATCCACCAACCTAGCAGTGAGGTTTATACCCTCTTTGATGATCTTTTACTGTTGTCCTGCGGTGAAATGGTTTACTTCGGGGAAACCAAAATGACCTTAGAG TTCTTTGCTGATGCGGGATTCCCTTGTCCTAGTAGAAGAAATCCATCAGACCATTTTCTCCGTAGTATAAACACAGACTTTGATCGTGTAAACAAAACTTTGATAGGAGCTCAAAGAATAAAA GATCTAAAAGATAATCCCAGCTCGCTCACTAAAATAGCAACTACCGAAATCAGAGCAACGCTTCTTCATAAATATCGAAGCTCAAAAATTGCAGCTAGAGTGAGAACTGGAGTCCATAAATTCTCATCCTCTGTAAGCATCTTATACGACTTGAGAGTCGATAGATTAATTTCAAGACAAACCAATCGGTTTTATATGATGTTTCTTACCCTTGTTAATAGAAGCTTATTGATGAGAAACATATTGCAGCAAGGAATTGATTTCGCAAAAACCAGAGGAAGCCACGCAACATGGTGGAAGCAACTTTCAACTTTGATAAACAGATCTTTCACCAATATGTCTAGAGATTTTGGATATTACTGGTTAAGAATCATCGTATATATAACAGTGTCCATTTGTGTTGGCTCTGTCTTTTACAATGTTGGACATGGAACCGAGTATAATGCACTTCTAGCGAGGGCAGCATGTGGTGGATTTGTGTCGGGTTTCATGACATTCATGACTGTTGGAGGATTTCCATCATTCATTGAAGAGATGAAG ATATTTTACAAAGGAAGGCTCAAAGGACATTATGGTGTTGGAGTGTTTGTTCTTTCCAACTTCATCTCTTCGTTTCCATTCTTGGTAACAATGTCCTTAAGTTCAGCATCCATCACTTATTTCATGGTGAAGTATCACTCTGGCCTCTCCCACTATATGTACGCCACGGTCGACCTTTTATTTTGTATAGCAGTAGTTGAGAGCTGCATGATGGTAGTGGCTTCAATCGTTCCCAATTTTCTGATGGGGGTCATTGTAGGGGCAGGCTTTATG GGCATTATGATGGCAACATCTGGTTTTTTCCGGCGCCTTCCCGAGCTTCCAAAGCCATTTTGGAGATTCCCggtttcatatattaattacatGACATGGGGCTTACAG GGTGCGTATAAAAATGACATGATTGGGATCGAGTTCGAATCCCCCATATTCGGTCAACCAAAACTGAAAGGAGAAGAAGTCCTCTATTCTGTGATGGGAATTTCACAAAAACACTCAAAATGGTGGGACTTAGCAGTGGTAATAGCCATTCTCGTAACTTACAGACTACTGTTCTTCTGTATTCTAAGATTCAAGGAGAAGGCTCTGCCAAAATTTCAAGCATTTTATGTGAAAAGAACTCTACAGCATATCAAGAAGAGCCCTTCATTCAGAAATTCATCAGCATTTCCTTCAAAGAGACATAATGGTCACCATTCCTTGTCTTCCCAAGAGGGTCTCAACTCTCCATTATATTAA
- the LOC140991113 gene encoding ABC transporter G family member 12-like isoform X2: MEIEITTSQATVDGNSDIEKGSTVEEHPIGAGAYLAWEDLTVILPSFGNGSTRRLLDGLTGYALPGRIMAVMGPSGSGKSTFLDSLTGRVSGQALITGNIYLNGRRRTLDFGLLAYVTQEDIFLGTLTVRETIKYSASLRLPTSTAKQDMDEIIENSILEMGLQDCADRLIGNWHLRGISGGEKKRLSIALEILTKPGLLLLDEPTSGLDSASAFFVIQALKNVASGGRTVISSIHQPSSEVYTLFDDLLLLSCGEMVYFGETKMTLEFFADAGFPCPSRRNPSDHFLRSINTDFDRVNKTLIGAQRIKDLKDNPSSLTKIATTEIRATLLHKYRSSKIAARVRTGVHKFSSSQGIDFAKTRGSHATWWKQLSTLINRSFTNMSRDFGYYWLRIIVYITVSICVGSVFYNVGHGTEYNALLARAACGGFVSGFMTFMTVGGFPSFIEEMKIFYKGRLKGHYGVGVFVLSNFISSFPFLVTMSLSSASITYFMVKYHSGLSHYMYATVDLLFCIAVVESCMMVVASIVPNFLMGVIVGAGFMGIMMATSGFFRRLPELPKPFWRFPVSYINYMTWGLQGAYKNDMIGIEFESPIFGQPKLKGEEVLYSVMGISQKHSKWWDLAVVIAILVTYRLLFFCILRFKEKALPKFQAFYVKRTLQHIKKSPSFRNSSAFPSKRHNGHHSLSSQEGLNSPLY; this comes from the exons ATGGAGATAGAGATAACGACGAGTCAGGCAACTGTTGATGGAAACTCGGATATCGAAAAGGGCTCTACTGTAGAAGAACATCCGATTGGGGCGGGAGCATATTTAGCATGGGAAGATTTAACAGTGATTTTACCAAGTTTTGGGAATGGATCCACGAGAAGATTGTTAGACGGGTTAACGGGTTATGCTCTTCCGGGTAGGATCATGGCTGTTATGGGTCCTTCTGGATCCGGGAAGTCCACATTTCTTGATTCTTTAACAG GCAGGGTTTCAGGTCAAGCACTTATCACTGGTAATATTTACCTTAATGGAAGGAGAAGGACGCTAGATTTTGGTCTCCTC GCATATGTAACTCAAGAAGACATTTTCTTGGGGACACTTACAGTAAGAGAAACCATAAAATACTCGGCCTCATTGAGACTACCAACCAGCACAGCAAAACAAGACATGGATGAAATCATAGAAAATTCCATACTTGAAATGGGACTTCAAGACTGTGCCGATCGACTCATCGGAAACTGGCATTTGAGGGGCATAAGTGGCGGTGAGAAGAAGAGGCTGAGTATAGCTTTGGAGATTTTAACAAAACCAGGTCTATTGTTACTCGATGAACCGACCAGTGGTCTAGACAGCGCGTCTGCTTTTTTCGTGATTCAAGCTCTTAAGAATGTTGCATCTGGTGGGAGAACAGTGATTTCCTCCATCCACCAACCTAGCAGTGAGGTTTATACCCTCTTTGATGATCTTTTACTGTTGTCCTGCGGTGAAATGGTTTACTTCGGGGAAACCAAAATGACCTTAGAG TTCTTTGCTGATGCGGGATTCCCTTGTCCTAGTAGAAGAAATCCATCAGACCATTTTCTCCGTAGTATAAACACAGACTTTGATCGTGTAAACAAAACTTTGATAGGAGCTCAAAGAATAAAA GATCTAAAAGATAATCCCAGCTCGCTCACTAAAATAGCAACTACCGAAATCAGAGCAACGCTTCTTCATAAATATCGAAGCTCAAAAATTGCAGCTAGAGTGAGAACTGGAGTCCATAAATTCTCATCCTCT CAAGGAATTGATTTCGCAAAAACCAGAGGAAGCCACGCAACATGGTGGAAGCAACTTTCAACTTTGATAAACAGATCTTTCACCAATATGTCTAGAGATTTTGGATATTACTGGTTAAGAATCATCGTATATATAACAGTGTCCATTTGTGTTGGCTCTGTCTTTTACAATGTTGGACATGGAACCGAGTATAATGCACTTCTAGCGAGGGCAGCATGTGGTGGATTTGTGTCGGGTTTCATGACATTCATGACTGTTGGAGGATTTCCATCATTCATTGAAGAGATGAAG ATATTTTACAAAGGAAGGCTCAAAGGACATTATGGTGTTGGAGTGTTTGTTCTTTCCAACTTCATCTCTTCGTTTCCATTCTTGGTAACAATGTCCTTAAGTTCAGCATCCATCACTTATTTCATGGTGAAGTATCACTCTGGCCTCTCCCACTATATGTACGCCACGGTCGACCTTTTATTTTGTATAGCAGTAGTTGAGAGCTGCATGATGGTAGTGGCTTCAATCGTTCCCAATTTTCTGATGGGGGTCATTGTAGGGGCAGGCTTTATG GGCATTATGATGGCAACATCTGGTTTTTTCCGGCGCCTTCCCGAGCTTCCAAAGCCATTTTGGAGATTCCCggtttcatatattaattacatGACATGGGGCTTACAG GGTGCGTATAAAAATGACATGATTGGGATCGAGTTCGAATCCCCCATATTCGGTCAACCAAAACTGAAAGGAGAAGAAGTCCTCTATTCTGTGATGGGAATTTCACAAAAACACTCAAAATGGTGGGACTTAGCAGTGGTAATAGCCATTCTCGTAACTTACAGACTACTGTTCTTCTGTATTCTAAGATTCAAGGAGAAGGCTCTGCCAAAATTTCAAGCATTTTATGTGAAAAGAACTCTACAGCATATCAAGAAGAGCCCTTCATTCAGAAATTCATCAGCATTTCCTTCAAAGAGACATAATGGTCACCATTCCTTGTCTTCCCAAGAGGGTCTCAACTCTCCATTATATTAA
- the LOC140991114 gene encoding protein TRAUCO-like isoform X1, producing the protein MGILEAAYGDIDAASTNPPPFPTNEEGCATITAATAEEMNPELAEFSVTKLYYVHGLGKELETDVSEGILSEKTSNFWNPCVLDFDRNDSTKSPNFFPEIGGGEYDDEEEEEEPPREKKKSLSHFPKPEPDVLESSSPADTITPVPEERMLPPLGPKSGKNLKKKKSKDVWVSTSRKGKKKTKHAFNGNHNPKNPISIYGSLEDKMLMPPPFSRSPDNNDDNPDLKICLSKVFKAEKIQLSEDRLTASTTKGYRMVRATRGVTEGTWYFEIKVVHLGETGHARLGWSTDKGDLQAPVGFDGNSYGYRDIDGSKVHKAIREKYGEEGYKEGDVIGFYINLPDGGLYAPDPLCLDSNKVQLCAGATGAKEDPLKAVPGSEISFFKNGICQGIAFRDLYGGRYYPSASMYTLPNHPNCVVKFCFGPGFERFPEDFGERPIPRPMIEIPYQGYDVRVQNGNPRKILRMLPIFKVLKEDDSDFVKDGEMVS; encoded by the exons ATGGGCATACTCGAAGCTGCTTACGGAGACATCGACGCAGCCTCAACAAATCCACCTCCCTTCCCGACTAATGAGGAGGGATGTGCTACCATTACCGCCGCCACAGCTGAGGAAATGAATCCCGAGTTGGCTGAGTTCTCCGTGACCAAGCTGTATTACGTGCATGGCTTGGGGAAAGAGCTCGAAACCGATGTTTCTGAAGGTATTTTATCTGAAAAAACCTCCAATTTTTGGAATCCATGTGTCCTCGATTTCGATCGAAACGACTCAACAAAGTCCCCTAATTTTTTCCCAGAAATCGGTGGAGGCGAATATGATGATGAGGAGGAAGAAGAGGAGCCTCCTCGTGAGAAGAAAAAGAGTCTATCTCATTTTCCCAAGCCTGAACCTGATGTTTTAGAATCTTCCTCTCCCGCTGATACCATTACTCCAGTGCCTGAGGAACGAATGTTGCCCCCTTTAGGACCGAAATCGGGGAAGaacttgaagaagaagaagagcaaggATGTATGGGTGAGCACTTCTaggaaaggaaagaaaaagaccAAGCACGCTTTCAACGGCAATCATAATCCCAAGAATCCTATTAGCATCTATGGTTCACTGGAAGATAAAATGCTGATGCCCCCTCCATTCTCGAGATCTCCTGACAATAATGACGATAATCCAGACTTAAAAATATGTCTCTCTAAAGTTTTCAAGGCAGAGAAGATCCAATTGAGTGAGGATAGACTAACTGCATCCACCACGAAGGGGTACCGAATGGTGAGAGCAACACGGGGAGTGACTGAGGGTACGTGGTATTTTGAGATTAAAGTGGTGCATTTGGGTGAGACTGGGCACGCGAGATTGGGGTGGTCCACTGATAAAGGTGATTTGCAGGCACCTGTGGGATTTGACGGAAATAGTTATGGGTATAGGGATATTGATGGCAGTAAAGTGCATAAAGCAATAAGGGAGAAATATGGGGAGGAAGGGTACAAAGAAGGTGATGTTATTGGGTTCTATATTAATTTGCCGGATGGTGGTTTGTATGCCCCTGATCCTTTATGCTTGGATTCAAATAAGGTACAGCTGTGTGCTGGTGCTACAGGCGCCAAAGAGGATCCCCTGAAAGCTGTTCCTG GAAGTGAGATAtcttttttcaaaaatggaATATGCCAGGGGATTGCTTTCAGAGATCTTTATGGTGGTCGTTATTACCCATCTGCTTCAATGTACACTCTTCCGAATCACCCAAATTGTGTAGTTAAATTCTGTTTTGGTCCTGGTTTTGAAAGGTTCCCGGAAGATTTTGGTGAACGTCCCATCCCAAGACCTATGATCGAAATTCCATATCAGGGTTATGATGTCAGGGTTCAGAATG GTAATCCACGGAAAATTCTCAGAATGTTACCTATATTCAAAGTATTAAAAGAGGACGACAGTGATTTTGTGAAAGATGGTGAAATGGTGAGTTAA
- the LOC140991114 gene encoding protein TRAUCO-like isoform X2 has product MGILEAAYGDIDAASTNPPPFPTNEEGCATITAATAEEMNPELAEFSVTKLYYVHGLGKELETDVSEEIGGGEYDDEEEEEEPPREKKKSLSHFPKPEPDVLESSSPADTITPVPEERMLPPLGPKSGKNLKKKKSKDVWVSTSRKGKKKTKHAFNGNHNPKNPISIYGSLEDKMLMPPPFSRSPDNNDDNPDLKICLSKVFKAEKIQLSEDRLTASTTKGYRMVRATRGVTEGTWYFEIKVVHLGETGHARLGWSTDKGDLQAPVGFDGNSYGYRDIDGSKVHKAIREKYGEEGYKEGDVIGFYINLPDGGLYAPDPLCLDSNKVQLCAGATGAKEDPLKAVPGSEISFFKNGICQGIAFRDLYGGRYYPSASMYTLPNHPNCVVKFCFGPGFERFPEDFGERPIPRPMIEIPYQGYDVRVQNGNPRKILRMLPIFKVLKEDDSDFVKDGEMVS; this is encoded by the exons ATGGGCATACTCGAAGCTGCTTACGGAGACATCGACGCAGCCTCAACAAATCCACCTCCCTTCCCGACTAATGAGGAGGGATGTGCTACCATTACCGCCGCCACAGCTGAGGAAATGAATCCCGAGTTGGCTGAGTTCTCCGTGACCAAGCTGTATTACGTGCATGGCTTGGGGAAAGAGCTCGAAACCGATGTTTCTGAAG AAATCGGTGGAGGCGAATATGATGATGAGGAGGAAGAAGAGGAGCCTCCTCGTGAGAAGAAAAAGAGTCTATCTCATTTTCCCAAGCCTGAACCTGATGTTTTAGAATCTTCCTCTCCCGCTGATACCATTACTCCAGTGCCTGAGGAACGAATGTTGCCCCCTTTAGGACCGAAATCGGGGAAGaacttgaagaagaagaagagcaaggATGTATGGGTGAGCACTTCTaggaaaggaaagaaaaagaccAAGCACGCTTTCAACGGCAATCATAATCCCAAGAATCCTATTAGCATCTATGGTTCACTGGAAGATAAAATGCTGATGCCCCCTCCATTCTCGAGATCTCCTGACAATAATGACGATAATCCAGACTTAAAAATATGTCTCTCTAAAGTTTTCAAGGCAGAGAAGATCCAATTGAGTGAGGATAGACTAACTGCATCCACCACGAAGGGGTACCGAATGGTGAGAGCAACACGGGGAGTGACTGAGGGTACGTGGTATTTTGAGATTAAAGTGGTGCATTTGGGTGAGACTGGGCACGCGAGATTGGGGTGGTCCACTGATAAAGGTGATTTGCAGGCACCTGTGGGATTTGACGGAAATAGTTATGGGTATAGGGATATTGATGGCAGTAAAGTGCATAAAGCAATAAGGGAGAAATATGGGGAGGAAGGGTACAAAGAAGGTGATGTTATTGGGTTCTATATTAATTTGCCGGATGGTGGTTTGTATGCCCCTGATCCTTTATGCTTGGATTCAAATAAGGTACAGCTGTGTGCTGGTGCTACAGGCGCCAAAGAGGATCCCCTGAAAGCTGTTCCTG GAAGTGAGATAtcttttttcaaaaatggaATATGCCAGGGGATTGCTTTCAGAGATCTTTATGGTGGTCGTTATTACCCATCTGCTTCAATGTACACTCTTCCGAATCACCCAAATTGTGTAGTTAAATTCTGTTTTGGTCCTGGTTTTGAAAGGTTCCCGGAAGATTTTGGTGAACGTCCCATCCCAAGACCTATGATCGAAATTCCATATCAGGGTTATGATGTCAGGGTTCAGAATG GTAATCCACGGAAAATTCTCAGAATGTTACCTATATTCAAAGTATTAAAAGAGGACGACAGTGATTTTGTGAAAGATGGTGAAATGGTGAGTTAA